GCGTCGCTCGCCCCGCCTTCGGCGTGCGGTGCGGCAGCCGGCGGTGGGCCGGTGGGTGGGATGGGCGACTGTTCGTCGGCCGTTTCCGGGGTGGGGCCGGGCATGGGACTCCTCACGGGACGTCGGGTGCTCGCTCCGTCCTATCCCAGCGCGGCCGCGGGCGACACCCCGGGTCCAGCACCTGGATCAGCGCTGCGCCACCTGGTGGTGCGAGGCGGCGCCCCGGAGCGTCCCGGCGTCCTGCCAGGCGAAGAGCTGGTCCCCCGCCAGCGCCACCGCGTAGTCGCCGCACCGCCCGGTGACGGCGACCCGCCGCTCGGCGGGGAACCAGGCGGCCTTCAGCCGGTGCGAGCCCGGTGCCTGCGCCGTCGCGCCCGCCGCGACCGGGCGCGCCGCCCCGGGCCGGTCGCCGTCCGCACCGACCGCCGTGCACCCGGCCGGCAGCCGGCCGCCGGGGACGGTCGCGCGCAGCAGCCGGTCGTCACTGGTGGTGGAGACCAGGTAGTGGACGGCGGAGGCGTCGTCCGGGAGCCAGCCGGGCACCGGGTGGTGGCCGGCCTTGGCGTCGACGCCCGAGGCATAGCTGGCCTGCTCGTGGTGGCGACCCTCGTACCAGTCCGACAGCCGCGGCCCCACCGCGATCGCCGCGACCGCCAGCGCCATGCCCACCCCCGCCGTACCCACCGCGAGTCTGCCCATCACGCCCATGACCGTCCTGCTCCTTCGTCCCGGGTACCGGATCTGCCGTACCGTCGGCTGTCGTGCCGTCGGCTGTCCTACCTTCACCATCCTGGCCCCGGCGAGGGTCCTCCGGCATCAGCACGAGGTCGCGCTCCGCCCTCCTCCGGCGGGGGGACGGTCTCCACCCTGAGAGGTATACCGGCGACCCCGGGCCTCGGGGATCAGGCCGGGACGGGTCTCACCGGCCGGGCCACCGGGAACGGCCGCCCGTCCGGTGTCCGGTGCGGGGCGATCGGCCGTCCGAGCGCCGCGCAGACCTGCGCCGCCACGTCCACGTGCCGGCTCCGGCCGAGCGGCGGCCCGGCCGGGACGCCCGGGCCCGCGCAGGCGACCCACGCCGTACGGTCCTGCGGCGAGTGGTCGCCCCACACCCCGTGCTCGACGGCCTCCACGCCCGTCACGACGGTCGCCCAGCAGGGCCCTGACATGCTCGGAGTGCCGGCCGCCGCCTCCACCGGCACCAGGAATCCGGCCT
The sequence above is drawn from the Kitasatospora sp. NBC_00315 genome and encodes:
- a CDS encoding alkaline phosphatase family protein; the encoded protein is MSAPLAPRVLVVGIDGVRHDLLAEVPMPRLAEVAEAGFLVPVEAAAGTPSMSGPCWATVVTGVEAVEHGVWGDHSPQDRTAWVACAGPGVPAGPPLGRSRHVDVAAQVCAALGRPIAPHRTPDGRPFPVARPVRPVPA